One window from the genome of Sandaracinaceae bacterium encodes:
- the ccsA gene encoding cytochrome c biogenesis protein CcsA has protein sequence MNATAPTQHVPLAQRLWLPLWLLTVLLIPASLYAIFVHAPVEARMGIAQKIFYFHVPAAYAMYVGFATAALGSVGYLLRRSLRFDALSVAGAEVGMLFATMVLTSGPLWARKAWGVYWTWDPRLTTVMLAAMVFSAYLALRSFGEAGDAEKRFASGLSLLALPLLPIIHFSVQRWRGVHPTVITGRGAGLHPDMQPALVLGFVLFTALVALLILTRARLERLREELRDLHVEAARLGLTEDDR, from the coding sequence GTGAACGCCACCGCCCCCACGCAGCACGTGCCCCTCGCCCAGCGCCTCTGGCTGCCGCTCTGGCTGCTCACGGTGTTGCTCATTCCTGCGAGTTTGTACGCCATCTTCGTGCACGCGCCGGTCGAAGCGCGCATGGGCATCGCCCAGAAGATCTTCTACTTCCACGTGCCGGCCGCCTACGCCATGTACGTGGGCTTCGCCACCGCCGCGCTCGGCAGCGTGGGCTACCTGCTGCGCCGCAGCCTGCGCTTCGACGCGCTCTCGGTGGCCGGGGCCGAAGTCGGCATGCTCTTCGCCACCATGGTGCTGACCAGCGGCCCGCTCTGGGCGCGCAAGGCCTGGGGCGTGTACTGGACCTGGGACCCGCGCCTCACCACCGTGATGCTGGCCGCCATGGTGTTCTCCGCGTACCTCGCGCTGCGCAGCTTCGGCGAGGCGGGTGATGCCGAGAAGCGCTTCGCCTCGGGCCTGTCGCTGCTGGCCCTGCCGCTCCTGCCCATCATCCACTTCAGCGTGCAGCGCTGGCGCGGCGTGCACCCCACCGTCATCACGGGCCGCGGGGCGGGCTTGCACCCGGACATGCAGCCCGCGCTGGTGCTGGGCTTCGTGCTGTTCACGGCGCTGGTGGCGCTGCTGATCCTGACGCGCGCACGCCTCGAGCGGCTGCGCGAAGAGCTGCGCGACCTGCACGTGGAGGCCGCGCGCCTGGGCCTCACCGAGGACGACCGATGA
- a CDS encoding prolipoprotein diacylglyceryl transferase → MHPILFEIPTPWGSLPIYSYGMMLGFSLIVAWYFVMHHGQKLEGLHPDIMAHSFIITAVCAIAASRVLYILTNLDSYHTLQDLISFQKGGLVAYGGFIGGFLACWGYCRSKGIPLLPWADIIAPTLGTGLVFTRMGCWLYGCDFGGPLPENPPPLLARLGTFPHWDYSDAHYVWGSNLNGSPAYNHHLTEYPEQMVGLDHSLPVHPTQLYESLAGLIIFGIGYYTLRHRTFKGQVFFVSAIAYAIWRFGIEFVRDDPERGEYFGFSTSQLLSMAIIPVVVLAWIHTRRQVALHGEATIPDSARSDEWLLEHRPKKAAEASASADVDAGTKGAGGAKGAGGAKGASAAKPKKK, encoded by the coding sequence ATGCATCCCATCCTGTTCGAGATCCCCACCCCTTGGGGCTCCCTGCCGATCTACTCCTACGGGATGATGCTCGGCTTCAGCCTGATCGTCGCCTGGTACTTCGTGATGCACCACGGCCAGAAGCTCGAGGGCCTGCACCCCGACATCATGGCGCACAGCTTCATCATCACGGCGGTGTGCGCCATCGCTGCGTCGCGCGTGCTCTACATCCTCACGAACCTCGACTCGTACCACACGCTGCAAGACCTCATCTCCTTCCAGAAGGGCGGGCTCGTGGCCTACGGCGGCTTCATCGGCGGCTTCCTGGCCTGCTGGGGCTACTGCCGCAGCAAGGGCATCCCGCTCTTGCCATGGGCCGACATCATCGCGCCCACCCTGGGTACGGGCTTGGTGTTCACCCGTATGGGCTGCTGGCTCTACGGCTGTGACTTCGGCGGGCCGCTGCCCGAGAACCCACCGCCGCTGCTGGCGCGCCTCGGCACGTTCCCGCACTGGGACTACAGCGACGCGCACTACGTGTGGGGCTCCAACCTGAACGGCTCGCCGGCGTACAACCACCACCTCACCGAGTACCCGGAGCAGATGGTGGGCCTCGACCACTCGCTGCCCGTGCACCCCACGCAGCTCTACGAGTCGCTGGCCGGCCTGATCATCTTCGGCATCGGCTACTACACGCTGCGTCACCGCACCTTCAAGGGTCAGGTCTTCTTCGTGTCGGCCATCGCCTATGCCATCTGGCGCTTCGGCATCGAGTTCGTGCGCGACGACCCCGAGCGCGGCGAGTACTTCGGCTTCAGCACCAGCCAGCTGCTCTCGATGGCCATCATCCCCGTGGTGGTGCTCGCGTGGATCCACACGCGCCGTCAGGTGGCCTTGCACGGCGAGGCCACCATCCCGGACAGCGCGCGCTCCGACGAGTGGCTTCTGGAGCACCGCCCGAAGAAGGCGGCCGAGGCTTCGGCCAGCGCAGACGTGGACGCGGGCACCAAGGGGGCGGGCGGCGCGAAGGGCGCGGGCGGGGCGAAGGGCGCGAGCGCCGCAAAGCCCAAGAAGAAGTAG
- a CDS encoding decaprenyl-phosphate phosphoribosyltransferase, with protein sequence MLLGLLRTMRPHQWVKNLFVVAPLFFAREVFDTSRVQLTVAAFALFCMISSSVYVLNDLADLESDRAHPVKCKRPLASGRVSTNAARITGVGLLVLGLLGAVLISLPFAATLVGYLVLNIAYTFKLKRVAYLDVLCIASGFELRVIAGTLAAQVPPTTYLLVVTFLLAAFLGFGKRMHELAQGDGAVKQRAVLQSYQPRLLVALLYITALSTVAVYAMYTLDPATAEAFGTARLGLSVPFTLFGVLRFLRLVRNRGDADSPTEQMLRDIPFLVNLGLWAAAVTAILYFG encoded by the coding sequence GTGTTGCTCGGGCTACTGCGAACCATGCGCCCACACCAGTGGGTCAAGAACCTCTTCGTGGTGGCGCCGCTCTTCTTCGCCCGTGAGGTCTTCGACACCTCACGCGTGCAGCTGACGGTCGCCGCGTTCGCGCTGTTCTGCATGATCTCGAGCAGCGTCTACGTGCTCAACGACCTGGCCGACCTCGAGTCCGACCGCGCGCACCCGGTGAAGTGCAAGCGCCCGCTCGCCAGCGGCCGCGTCTCCACGAACGCCGCGCGTATCACGGGGGTGGGCCTACTGGTGCTGGGCCTGTTGGGCGCGGTGCTGATCAGCCTGCCGTTCGCGGCCACGCTGGTGGGCTACCTGGTCCTGAACATCGCCTACACGTTCAAGCTCAAGCGCGTGGCCTACCTAGACGTGCTCTGCATCGCCAGCGGCTTCGAGCTGCGCGTCATCGCCGGCACGCTCGCGGCGCAGGTGCCGCCCACCACCTACCTGCTGGTGGTCACGTTCCTGCTCGCCGCCTTTCTGGGCTTCGGCAAGCGTATGCACGAGCTGGCGCAAGGCGACGGGGCGGTGAAGCAGCGCGCCGTGCTGCAGAGCTACCAGCCGCGGCTGCTGGTGGCCCTCCTCTACATCACGGCGCTGTCCACGGTGGCGGTCTACGCCATGTACACGCTGGACCCGGCCACGGCCGAGGCCTTTGGCACCGCGCGCCTCGGCCTGAGTGTGCCCTTCACGCTCTTCGGCGTGCTGCGCTTCCTGCGCCTGGTCCGCAACCGCGGGGACGCCGACAGCCCCACCGAGCAGATGCTGCGCGACATCCCCTTCCTCGTGAACCTCGGCCTCTGGGCCGCGGCGGTCACGGCCATCCTCTACTTCGGCTAG